A genomic region of Zea mays cultivar B73 chromosome 6, Zm-B73-REFERENCE-NAM-5.0, whole genome shotgun sequence contains the following coding sequences:
- the LOC100284920 gene encoding DNA-binding WRKY, protein MEVAPAVKQLLPMAQGPNSPSSSTTSPSPAAPSPPPRQQQSQAPVPRIIDTTPFPTTFVQADTANFKQVVQRLTGSDTPPPAQKPAKTHGHHHHHGGGVGPKKPAFKLYERRIGKNNLKMIAPLAGPSPRKAAPEVLSPSVLDFPSLALGSPVTPLLADPFNRSASASPGEQDEAEAAAIAQRGFFLHPSPRGVEPPRLLPLFPVTSPKMAPWPSQQ, encoded by the coding sequence ATGGAAGTTGCTCCTGCGGTGAAGCAACTCCTCCCCATGGCGCAGGGCCCCAACTCCCCGTCCTCCTCCACCACCTCGCCCTCGCCCGCcgcgccgtccccgccgccgcGCCAGCAGCAGTCGCAGGCGCCCGTGCCGCGCATCATCGACACCACGCCCTTCCCCACCACCTTCGTGCAGGCCGACACCGCCAACTTCAAGCAGGTCGTCCAGAGGCtcaccggctccgacacgccgccgCCTGCCCAGAAGCCCGCCAAGACCCacggccaccaccaccaccacggcGGCGGCGTCGGGCCCAAGAAGCCGGCCTTCAAGCTCTACGAGCGCCGGATCGGCAAGAACAACCTCAAGATGATCGCGCCGCTGGCGGGGCCGTCGccgcggaaggcggcgccggagGTGCTGTCGCCCAGCGTGCTCGACTTCCCTTCCCTGGCGCTCGGTAGCCCCGTCACGCCGCTGCTGGCCGACCCCTTCAACCGGTCGGCGTCGGCGTCCCCGggcgagcaggacgaggccgaggccgcggccaTCGCGCAGAGGGGCTTCTTCCTGCACCCCTCGCCGAGGGGCGTCGAGCCGCCGCGGCTGCTGCCGCTGTTCCCCGTCACGTCCCCCAAGATGGCGCCGTGGCCGTCGCAGCAGTGA